In Salinibacterium sp. ZJ70, one DNA window encodes the following:
- a CDS encoding DUF3817 domain-containing protein — MFASPKSLFRVLAFAEVGSWTLLIVGLILRATAGLDIAATIGGSIHGFVFISYGATAVLLTFHQRWPAGIGAVAIASAVIPYATVPVERWLARTGRLEGQWMLEVPAAPERRWYDGIMVWFLRRPWVFGLLIVALIVLVYVVLVTLGPPIPKN, encoded by the coding sequence GTGTTCGCCAGCCCGAAATCCCTGTTCCGCGTGCTCGCCTTCGCCGAGGTCGGCTCCTGGACGCTCCTCATCGTCGGCCTCATCCTGCGTGCGACCGCGGGTCTCGACATCGCCGCCACGATCGGCGGATCGATCCACGGCTTCGTGTTCATCTCCTACGGTGCGACCGCAGTCCTGCTCACCTTCCACCAGCGCTGGCCTGCGGGAATCGGCGCCGTCGCGATCGCGAGTGCGGTGATCCCGTACGCAACGGTTCCCGTGGAGCGCTGGCTCGCACGCACCGGCCGCCTCGAGGGCCAGTGGATGCTCGAGGTGCCCGCCGCGCCGGAGCGTCGCTGGTACGACGGCATCATGGTGTGGTTCCTGCGGCGCCCGTGGGTGTTCGGGCTGCTCATCGTTGCGCTCATCGTGCTCGTGTACGTGGTGCTCGTGACGCTCGGGCCGCCCATCCCCAAGAACTGA
- the galU gene encoding UTP--glucose-1-phosphate uridylyltransferase GalU, with translation MASRITKAVVPVAGLGTRFLPATKAMPKEMLPVVDKPAIQYVVEEAVSAGLTDVLMITGRNKSALENHFDRVGELEAVLERKGDDEKLRKVDYSTHLADIHYVRQGDPKGLGHAVLRAKMHVGQESFAVLLGDDIIDARDPLLTRMLDVREELNTTVVALLEVDPSQTHLYGIATVEPTDDDDVVRITGLVEKPPPGEAPSNFAIIGRYVLRPEIFEILERTKPGKGGEIQLTDALQELATGPDWAGGVHGVVFRGRRYDTGDRLDYLKAIVQIAVDRDDLGPDFSSWLADFVGRSEGDRSS, from the coding sequence GTGGCTTCCCGTATAACGAAGGCTGTTGTCCCTGTCGCTGGGCTCGGAACGCGGTTTCTGCCTGCGACCAAGGCGATGCCCAAGGAGATGCTTCCGGTCGTCGACAAGCCCGCGATCCAGTACGTCGTGGAGGAGGCCGTCTCCGCCGGTCTCACCGACGTGCTCATGATCACCGGGCGCAACAAGAGCGCTCTCGAGAACCACTTCGATCGGGTGGGCGAACTCGAGGCCGTCCTCGAGCGCAAGGGCGACGACGAGAAGCTCCGCAAGGTCGACTACTCGACTCACCTCGCCGACATCCACTACGTGCGCCAGGGAGATCCGAAGGGGCTCGGCCACGCCGTGCTCCGCGCGAAGATGCACGTGGGGCAGGAGTCGTTCGCGGTGCTTCTCGGCGACGACATCATCGACGCGCGCGACCCGCTGCTGACGCGGATGCTCGACGTGCGCGAGGAGCTCAACACCACCGTCGTCGCACTCCTCGAGGTCGACCCGTCGCAGACCCACCTCTACGGCATCGCGACGGTCGAGCCGACCGACGACGACGATGTCGTGCGCATCACGGGCCTCGTCGAGAAGCCCCCGCCCGGGGAGGCGCCGTCGAACTTCGCCATCATCGGCCGCTACGTGCTGCGCCCCGAGATCTTCGAGATCCTCGAGCGCACGAAGCCCGGCAAGGGCGGTGAGATCCAGCTGACCGATGCGCTGCAGGAGCTCGCGACCGGTCCCGACTGGGCGGGCGGCGTGCACGGCGTCGTGTTCCGCGGACGCCGTTACGACACCGGCGATCGACTCGACTACCTGAAGGCCATCGTGCAGATCGCGGTCGACCGAGATGACCTGGGCCCGGATTTCAGCTCCTGGCTCGCGGACTTCGTCGGACGCTCCGAGGGTGACCGCTCGTCCTGA
- a CDS encoding GNAT family N-acetyltransferase, translating to MATPTLTDGPIRIRPIRIRDARPLENELLRNRSWLRQWEASNPHGQGGFDVKASIRSLQSNARAGGGLPFAMEYDGEFAGQLNVSGITYGSLSSATLGYWVAERFAGKNITPTSVALATDYCFFTLGLHRMEICIRPENAASLRVVQKLGFRYEGLRRRFIHINGDWRDHFCFALVVEEVPTGVLRRWKDGRASESAARIPEHDLTAATRPLRLG from the coding sequence ATGGCTACGCCCACGCTCACCGACGGTCCCATCCGAATCCGTCCGATCCGCATCCGCGACGCTCGTCCACTCGAGAACGAGCTCCTTCGCAACCGCTCGTGGCTGCGGCAGTGGGAGGCGAGCAACCCGCACGGGCAGGGCGGCTTCGATGTGAAGGCGTCGATCCGCTCGCTGCAGTCGAACGCTCGCGCGGGAGGCGGTCTGCCGTTCGCGATGGAGTACGACGGCGAATTCGCCGGGCAGCTGAACGTCTCGGGGATCACCTACGGCTCGCTGTCGTCGGCGACCCTCGGTTACTGGGTCGCGGAGCGCTTCGCCGGGAAGAACATCACGCCGACGTCGGTGGCGCTCGCGACCGACTACTGCTTCTTCACGCTGGGCCTGCACCGCATGGAGATCTGCATCCGCCCCGAGAACGCCGCGAGCCTGCGTGTGGTGCAGAAGCTCGGCTTCCGCTACGAGGGACTTCGCCGGCGCTTCATCCACATCAACGGCGACTGGCGCGACCACTTCTGCTTCGCGCTCGTCGTCGAGGAGGTGCCGACCGGCGTGCTGCGGCGCTGGAAGGATGGGCGTGCTTCCGAGTCGGCGGCGCGCATCCCCGAGCACGACCTGACGGCCGCGACGCGGCCCCTGCGCCTCGGCTGA